A single genomic interval of Danio aesculapii chromosome 5, fDanAes4.1, whole genome shotgun sequence harbors:
- the rab14l gene encoding RAB14, member RAS oncogene family, like — MATAPYNYSYIFKYIIIGDMGVGKSCLLHQFTEKKFMADCPHTIGVEFGTRIMEVSGQKIKLQIWDTAGQERFRAVTRSYYRGAAGALMVYDITRRSTYNHLSSWLTDARNLTNPNTVIILIGNKADLEAQRDVTYEEAKQFAEENGLLFLEASAKTGENVEDAFLEAAKKIYQNIQDGSLDLNAAESGVQHKPSAPQGGRLTSETQPQREGCGC; from the exons ATGGCCACTGCACCTTACAACTACTCCTACATCTTCAAGTACATCATCATTG GTGATATGGGTGTAGGAAAGTCCTGCCTGCTGCATCAGTTCACAGAGAAGAAAT TCATGGCGGACTGTCCGCACACCATCGGCGTGGAGTTCGGCACCAGGATCATGGAGGTGAGTGGACAGAAGATCAAGCTGCAGATCTGGGATACGGCGGGTCAGGAGCGCTTCAGAGCCGTCACGCGCAGCTACTATAGAGGAGCCGCTGGAGCACTGATGGTCTACGACATCACCAG GAGAAGCACATACAACCACCTCAGCAGCTGGCTGACGGACGCCAGAAACCTCACCAACCCCAACACt gtcATCATACTGATAGGAAATAAAGCCGATCTGGAGGCTCAGCGGGACGTGACGTACGAGGAGGCCAAGCAGTTTGCGGAGGAGAACG GTCTGCTGTTCCTGGAGGCCAGCGCTAAAAC TGGAGAGAACGTAGAGGACGCCTTCCTGGAAGCAGCCAAGAAGATCTACCAGAACATTCAGGACGGCAGTCTGGATCTGAACGCAGCAGAATCCGGCGTCCAGCACAAACCCTCAGCGCCGCAGGGAGGAAGACTGACGAGTGAAACACAGCCGCAGCGGGAGGGGTGTGGCTGCtaa